One window of the Macaca thibetana thibetana isolate TM-01 chromosome 13, ASM2454274v1, whole genome shotgun sequence genome contains the following:
- the IL36RN gene encoding interleukin-36 receptor antagonist protein: MVLSGALCFRMKDSALKVLYLHNNQLLAGGLHAGKVIKGEEISVVPSRWLDASLSPVILGVQGGSQCLSCGAGQEPTLTLEPVNIMELYLGAKESKSFTFYRRDMGLTSSFESAAYPGWFLCTVPEADQPVRLTQLPDNAGWNAPITDFYFQQCD, encoded by the exons ATGGTCCTGAGTGGGGCGCTGTGCTTCCG AATGAAGGACTCGGCATTGAAGGTTCTttatctgcataataaccagcttcTAGCTGGAGGGCTGCATGCAGGGAAGGTCATTAAAG GTGAAGAGATCAGCGTGGTCCCCAGTCGGTGGCTGGATGCCAGCCTGTCCCCCGTCATCCTGGGTGTCCAGGGTGGAAGCCAATGCCTGTCATGTGGGGCGGGGCAGGAGCCGACTCTAACACTAGAG CCAGTGAACATCATGGAGCTCTATCTTGGCGCCAAGGAATCCAAGAGCTTCACCTTCTACCGGCGGGACATGGGGCTCACCTCCAGCTTCGAGTCGGCCGCCTACCCGGGCTGGTTCCTGTGCACGGTGCCTGAAGCTGATCAGCCTGTCAGACTCACCCAGCTTCCCGACAATGCCGGCTGGAATGCCCCCATCACAGACTTCTACTTCCAGCAGTGTGACTAG
- the IL36B gene encoding interleukin-36 beta — MNPQWQAAPKSYAIRDSRQMVWVLSGNSLIAAPLSKRVKPVTLHLITCRDTEFSDKKKGNLVYLGIRGKDLCLFCEEIQGKPTLQLKEKNIMDLYMEKKAQKPFLFFHNKEGSSSVFQSVSYPGWFIATSSTSGQPIFLTQERGITNNTNFYLDSVE; from the exons ATGAACCCACAAT GGCAGGCAGCACCCAAATCCTATGCTATTCGTGATTCTCGACAGATGGTATGGGTCCTGAGTGGAAATTCTTTAATAGCAGCTCCTCTTAGCAAACGTGTTAAGCCTG TCACTCTTCATTTAATAACCTGCAGAGACACAGAATTCAGTGATAAGAAAAAGGGTAATCTGGTTTACCTGGGAATCAGGGGAAAAGATCTCTGTctcttctgtgaagaaattcaggGCAAACCTACTTTGCAGCTTAAG GAGAAAAACATCATGGACCTGTACATGGAGAAGAAAGCACAGAagccctttctctttttccacaaTAAAGAAGGCTCCAGTTCTGTCTTTCAGTCAGTCTCTTACCCTGGCTGGTTCATAGCCACCTCCTCCACATCAGGACAGCCCATCTTTCTCACCCAGGAGAGGGGCATAACTAACAACACTAACTTCTACTTAGATTCTGTGGAATAA